A genomic segment from Candidatus Nealsonbacteria bacterium encodes:
- a CDS encoding IS630 family transposase: MWCVPKLDDLYINRMNEVLDLYALPYNKKEPVVCVDEKSLQLLDDIRKSLPLKPGFGIRVDYHYKRKGTTNIFVGVEPKGKTRFLKVSTRKTKRDYAQFILELMTDHYPKAKKVHLMADNLNTHPLKCLKEMLGEKHPIFKRLVLHFTPVHASWLNQAELEIGALESQCLNGRRFPDEEILREEVQAWVHERNKQKIGINWKFTRKQAEVKFKIKSKPN; encoded by the coding sequence ATGTGGTGTGTTCCAAAGCTTGACGATCTCTACATTAATCGAATGAACGAAGTATTAGACCTTTACGCCCTACCTTACAATAAAAAAGAGCCCGTTGTTTGCGTGGATGAAAAAAGCCTCCAACTTTTAGATGATATAAGAAAATCGCTTCCCTTGAAGCCTGGCTTTGGAATCCGCGTGGACTATCACTATAAAAGAAAAGGGACCACTAATATCTTCGTGGGTGTCGAGCCAAAAGGAAAAACACGATTCTTAAAAGTATCTACGAGAAAGACCAAGCGAGATTACGCACAATTTATTCTCGAGCTTATGACGGACCACTATCCTAAAGCCAAAAAAGTACACTTAATGGCCGATAATCTCAATACTCACCCTCTCAAGTGCCTTAAAGAAATGTTAGGCGAGAAGCATCCCATTTTTAAGCGTCTCGTGCTTCATTTTACTCCTGTCCATGCAAGTTGGTTAAACCAGGCCGAATTAGAAATTGGAGCTTTGGAATCTCAATGCTTGAATGGCCGTCGGTTTCCTGACGAGGAGATATTACGGGAAGAGGTCCAAGCTTGGGTACACGAACGAAATAAGCAAAAAATTGGCATAAATTGGAAATTTACTCGAAAACAAGCAGAGGTAAAATTCAAGATCAAGAGTAAACCGAATTAA